Genomic DNA from Gaiellales bacterium:
TCGAGGTCGTTCCGGGCGGGCACGTGCCGCTGTGGGACGCGCTGGCCGAGAGCGGCGCGCTCGTGCGCAGCTTCGTGGCTGCTCAGCGGGCCAGGGCGTAGACGATCACGCCGAGCAGCACGAGGACGAGCACGGCGAACGGCACCCGGGACGAGCCGAGGCGGAAGTCCGCGACGCGGTCCTCGGGCGGGGGCGGCGGGTACATCGGCTCCTCGCCCGCGGCGATCCGCCCGGCCAGCTCCTGGGCGGCATCCGCCTTCACGAGCGCGACGGCGATCTCGGCCGGGACGTCGAGCTGCTCGGCGATCTCGGCCGTGCTCGACCCGCCGTCGCGCAGCGCCATGTAGCGGCGCACCTGGTCGTCGCTCATCGCGAAGTCGGACGCGTCCTGGGCGGCGAACCGGAGCGCCAGGAAGCGGCTATCCGGCGACGGGGACGGCAAGCTCGGCCCAGCGCTCGAACATCGCCCGGCCGGTCGCCCGCATGCCCGCCTCTGCGCCGTCGAACGCGGCCAGCAACCGCCCCATCCCGCCCTCGCCGAGCACGCGGTCGGCATAGCCGGCGTACTCGGGCACGAGCGCCCACGCGCGCGCCATCTCCGGCAGCACCTCCATGTGGAACTGGATGCCGTAGGCGGCGCGGCCGTAGCGGAACGCCTGGTTCGGGAAGGCCGGCGACGACGCGAGCAGGGTCGCGCCCTCGGGCAGGTCGAACGTGTCGCCGTGCCACTGCAGCGTCGGGAAGGACGCCGGCAGGCCGGCGAAGAGCGGGTCGGCGGCACCTTCGGCCGAGAGCGTCACCGGCAGCACGCCCACCTCGGGCTCCGGTCCGGCATAGACGCGCGCGCCGAGGCTCGCGGCGAGGAGCTGCACGCCGAGGCAGGCGCCGAAGTACGGCACGCCCGCGCGGACGGCCTCGCCGATCGCCGCCTTCTCGGCAGTCAGCCAGGGCAGCTCGGCGTCGTCGTTCACGCTCATGGGGCCGCCCATCGCGACGATCGCGTCGAACTCGGCGAGCGCCGGGAGCGGCTCGCCCTCGTCGAGCTCGACCCGGTGCAGGGTGGCCCCGCGCTCGCGCAGGACGGTCTCGTACTCGCCGGGCGGCTCGCAGGCGATGTGCTGGAGGACGACGACGTCCATGCTCACGCCTCCTGGTTGCCGCGCGCGATCGCCCGCAGGTCGAGCGCGGTGTCGAGGATCTCCTCGTCGACGCCGTGGTCGCGCGCGACCTCGCGCAGCGAGCGGCCGGATGCGGCGGCGTCCTTCACGATCGCCGTGGCCCGGTCGTAGCCGATGTACGGGTTGAGCGCGGTGGCGACGGCGAGCGTGCTCTCGGCGTGGCGCTCGCAGTTGGCCTCGTTCGCCTCGATGCCCTCGACGCAGCGCTCGGCGAGCAGCCGGCAGGCGGCGGCCAGGAGGCCGATCGAGCCGAGCAGGTTGCGGGCCATGAGCGGGATCTGGACGTTCAGCTCGAAGTTGCCCTGCAGGCCGCCGACCGCGATGGCGGCGTCGTTCCCGATCACCTGGGCGGCGACCTGGCAGGCCACCTCCGGGATCACCGGGTTCACCTTGCCGGGCATGATCGAGCTGCCCTTCTGGAGCTCGGGCAGGATGATCTCGGCCAGGCCTGCGCGGGGGCCGGAGCTCATCCAGCGCAGGTCGTTCGCGATCTTCGTCAGCGAGACGGCGACCGTGCGCAAGGCGCCGGAGGCCTCGACGAGGCCGTCGCGGTTGGCCTGCGCCTCGAACGGGTCGGCCGGCGGGTGGATCTCGAGGCCGGTGTCGCCGGCCAGCCGCGTGCGCACGCCGGCGGCGAAGTCCGGGTGGGTGTTCAGGCCGGTGCCGGTGGCAGTGCCGCCGAGCGGGATCTTCGCGAGCCGCTCGAGGGTCGCGTCGACCCGGGCGCCGCCCTCGCGGATCTGGGCCGCGTAGCCGCCAAACTCCTGCCCCAGCGTGACCGGGACGGCGTCCATCAGGTGGGTGCGGCCGGACTTGACGACATCTGCGAACTCGTCGGCCTTCGCGCCGAGCGCGGCCGCGAGGCGGTCGAGCGCGGGGCGCAGGTCGTGGACGAGCCGGTCGAGCGCGGCCAGGTGCACGGCCGACGGGAAGACGTCGTTGGACGACTGGCCCATGTTCACGTGGTCGTTCGGGTGGACGCCCTCGCCGGCGAGGGTCGCGATCACCTCGTTCGCGTTCATGTTGGACGACGTGCCGGAGCCGGTCTGGAAGACGTCGATCGGGAACTGGTCGTCGTGGTCGCCGTTGGCGACCTGGTCGGCGGCGGAGGCGATGCGGGCGGCGACGTCGGCGTCGAGCAGTCCCAGGTCGGCGTTCACGCGCGCGGCGGCCGCCTTGATCCGGCCCAGCCAGTGGACCACCGCCGCCGGAATCGGCTCGCCCGACACCGGGAAGTTCTCGACCGCCTTGCGCGTCTCCGCGCCCCAAAGCTCGCGGGATGCGGTGGTCTCGGTCATGTATTGGAGACTACTCCCGCCGGGCTTGAACGGGTTGCAGGGCGAGGTTTCACGCCTTCGTGCCGGGATGTGGCAAGAGTGTCGGGAAACTGCAAATGACACATGCAAACAACGCCAACAGCCAGACCCGCGACGAACAGGACCGTCCGCCCACCCGGGCGGTCAGTAGGGTGCGAGGCGTGAGCGCGACGGTGACTCTCGTGCCGTGGGGCGGCGGCGATCTGCCGCTGCTGGAGCGGCTGATGGGCGATCCGCGGATGACCGGGCACCTCGGTGGCCCGGAGAGCCCGGAGAAGGTGCGGGAGCGGCAGGCTCGGTACGAGCAGCTCGAGCCCGGCGATCGCATGCTGAAGATCGTCGACGTGGCGAGCGGCGCCGGCGTCGGCTCGGTCGGCTTCTGGATGAAGGAGTGGCGCGGCGGCCAGGTCTACGAGGTCGGCTGGATGGTCGTGCCGGAGTACCAGGGCCGCGGCATCGCCGTTGCGGCGACTGCGCAGGCGATCGCGCTCGCGAAGGAGGACGACATGCACAGGTTCATGCACGCCTTCCCGAACGTCGACAACGCCCCGTCCAACGCGATCTGCCGCAAGCTCGGCTTCGAGCTGCTCGAAGCGTGCGAGTTCGAGTACCCGGAGGGGCACTGGATGACCTGCAACGACTGGCGCCTCGACCTCCGGGCCTAGTTCGACGAGTCGATCGTGCAGCCGGTGGCCATCGGCCACGCGGGGTAGCGGCCGCCGGTCCGGACGACCAGCGTGGAGCACGGACAGGTCGAGAGCACCCAGTAGTCCCGCAGCAGCGCCGGGGGCTGGCCGCACCACGAGTCACCCGATTCAAGCCTCGGACGGAAGGGCCGGCGCGCGTAGGTGCCCGAGATGACGGCGGTCGAGCCCGGGCCGGCTATCCCCCGATGCATCCTGTGCCCGAACTGTGGCGGAACACGCAAATGACACATGCGAACACCGCCAAGTGCCAGGTACCGGCCTTCCGGACCAACCGCCGCCAATCAGCGCCAAGCTATCGACGCGCTATAGCCCCTACGCTATGATTAGTCCATGGAGCGTCGCCTTGCGATCGCGAGCCTGGCCCTCATCACGGTCGCCGTCTGGTGGTTCTACGCTCGCCACCTGCCAGGGATCTGGATGGTGTTCCCGATCGTGGCGATCCTGGCCGGCGGGGCGTGCGGCGTCTACACCTCGCGCACAC
This window encodes:
- a CDS encoding type 1 glutamine amidotransferase — protein: MDVVVLQHIACEPPGEYETVLRERGATLHRVELDEGEPLPALAEFDAIVAMGGPMSVNDDAELPWLTAEKAAIGEAVRAGVPYFGACLGVQLLAASLGARVYAGPEPEVGVLPVTLSAEGAADPLFAGLPASFPTLQWHGDTFDLPEGATLLASSPAFPNQAFRYGRAAYGIQFHMEVLPEMARAWALVPEYAGYADRVLGEGGMGRLLAAFDGAEAGMRATGRAMFERWAELAVPVAG
- a CDS encoding class II fumarate hydratase → MTETTASRELWGAETRKAVENFPVSGEPIPAAVVHWLGRIKAAAARVNADLGLLDADVAARIASAADQVANGDHDDQFPIDVFQTGSGTSSNMNANEVIATLAGEGVHPNDHVNMGQSSNDVFPSAVHLAALDRLVHDLRPALDRLAAALGAKADEFADVVKSGRTHLMDAVPVTLGQEFGGYAAQIREGGARVDATLERLAKIPLGGTATGTGLNTHPDFAAGVRTRLAGDTGLEIHPPADPFEAQANRDGLVEASGALRTVAVSLTKIANDLRWMSSGPRAGLAEIILPELQKGSSIMPGKVNPVIPEVACQVAAQVIGNDAAIAVGGLQGNFELNVQIPLMARNLLGSIGLLAAACRLLAERCVEGIEANEANCERHAESTLAVATALNPYIGYDRATAIVKDAAASGRSLREVARDHGVDEEILDTALDLRAIARGNQEA
- a CDS encoding GNAT family N-acetyltransferase, whose amino-acid sequence is MSATVTLVPWGGGDLPLLERLMGDPRMTGHLGGPESPEKVRERQARYEQLEPGDRMLKIVDVASGAGVGSVGFWMKEWRGGQVYEVGWMVVPEYQGRGIAVAATAQAIALAKEDDMHRFMHAFPNVDNAPSNAICRKLGFELLEACEFEYPEGHWMTCNDWRLDLRA